A stretch of DNA from Leopardus geoffroyi isolate Oge1 chromosome B3, O.geoffroyi_Oge1_pat1.0, whole genome shotgun sequence:
ttgcaaaaagaatgaaattaataagCTTTGTAATGAATTCTGCCTCCCCCATACTTTGGTACTACAGgctgattaggaaaaaaaaaatcatatattacaTAATCCTTTATTCAATAAGAAGATGAATCATAAGGCTGGACCTTGTTCCCTGAATAGAGTAAAAGGCAGCCTGTATGGTACAGAGTCAGGAAACATTGATAAGAtctcttctttctgctcttttttcaGATCTAATCTGCTTACTCTCCTCTCTTCCTGTTGATGGAATTATAtcctaaaattagaaaaaaatgaatgtgtatGTTTTCCTTTAAGACATAACTGGTAGATTTATATTAGCACTGAAATGTAAATTACTGGTAAGCTACCCTTATTGGAAGGTAAACTTTGAGAGTAGAAAATAGCAAAGAATATCAGGTCTCAGAAGAACTAGAATGCTATGGAGAGACTAAAAATTGAGTgggatggaagaagagaaaattctcaagattttttcagtattttactaAACGATGCTCTATTACAGTTGAGTTCGAAGAAGATGAAATGGAATTGGGAAGATAAAgcaaatagcaaaagcaaaagtACCATTTTCATTCTTGGCATAAAGGAGAGAGTGATGTTTGTGTTTGTCTGATTACTTTTTATGAATTGAGGAGTTAGGGAAAGTAAAAACTTcaccattaataaataaatctaatgGTCTTTAGAGTTCAGGGTAGAGATCCAGAggtctttggggggggggggtgaggggcggTCCAGATTGCAGTTGGGTTGTATGTTTAACATTGATTCATTGTCACTAAGAACTCCATGCCTGCTCCAAATGCAAGAACTGTTATACAACTACTTATAGCACAAAGTAAAAAGTCAGTGTTGAAGTAGTTcagctttaaaaattctgtcttttctgCAACTTGTAATTGCAGAGGAAACTGAAATTACCTTAACTGATCGTAGACCATAAAGTGAAATATTTGAGATGCAAGCCCCTGATTATgtacaattcattaaaaaatttttttaatgtttatttttgagagcataagtgaggaagaggcagagagtgagggagacacagaatcggaagcaggctcaggctccaagctgtcagcacagagcccaactcagggctgaaacccacacaccatgagataatgacctgagaagaagtcggatgttcaactgagccacccaggagcccctgtataattcattttaaagtatCATTGGTTATTGGAAAACAATATGGGATGGGCATAATTGACATTAGCAGAGGGATTTCATAATCTAAGAATCTCCTCTTGAGTTTTCACACTTAAATCTATGAAATGGCTATCTTCTGGTTGGGAAAATTCAGTTTCAGATTCCTGAATACTATTCATTGATATAGGttgtatataggtatataattTAGGAAATTGATAAGATCAGGAAGCATCTAAGTTTATGCCCCCCCAAGAATTATACTCACCAAATAAGCAGGTACTCCCCTTTTTTCCATCATATTTACCTGCAACTAAAGCAGTGAAAGCACTGATACTGTTCACCTTTCatcattctatattttattttcagaaccaGTAATCatgatatatttttccttatttttttatatttagctttTGCTTAGGTAATAGCTGGGAAAAGACTTGTTAATATCAATCATATTCTTTCTACATCATCTTCTTTATCACTTCCACCATAGTTGAAATACACCACAAgaacatattgaaaatatttatagagtatTGATTGGAGGAATTTGAAGGACTTTTGTCTTAATAAAGAGAATTCCTCACTACTAGTGGCATTTCAGAAATTTTCTTGGGCCTCAGGTAATAGGTCATAATCTTCCTCATGGCAGCCTTCATATCCCTGTTCCTTAGTGTGTAAATAATGGGGTTTAGAATGGGAGTGAAAATGGTGTAAAATATGGCTAGAAGTTTATCCACAGGGTAAGTGGTAAAGGGCCACACATAGATAAAGATGCAAGGTCCAAAGAACAATATTACCACGGTTATATGGGCAGCCAGTGTTGAAAATGCCTTGGCCATTGCAGCAGAAGACTTAAACCAGACGGTGACAAGAATAATGATGTAAGAGACaaccaagagagagaaagtacttAGGGAAAGAATTCCACTATTGACTACAATTAGTATTTCAACAGTATAAGAGTCCAGGCAGGCAAGTTTGGTCACTCGAGGAAGGTCACAAAAAAAGCTGTCTACAACATTGGGTCCACAAAAAGGCAGATTTACAGTAAATGATAACTGGCTTAATGTGTGCACCAAGCCCACAGCCCAGGAGACCATTACCAGGAAACTGCACGTCCTTCGGCTCATGATGACTACATAGTGTAGGGGTTTGCATATAGCTACATATCTGTCATAGGCCATGGAGACAAGTAGTACCATCTCTCCTCCAGTAAAAAGGTGAATGAAGAAAATCTGGGCTATGCAGCCACTGAAGGAGATGGTCTTGTGTTCACTCAGAAAATCTGCAATCATCTTAGGGGTAGCAAAAGAAGCCTGACAGATGTCCACAAAGGACAGGTTTCCCAGGAGGAAGTACATGGGGGAGTGCAGGCTGTTATCAGAGGTTACTGTCATGATGATGAGAAGGTTTCCCAGCACAATAACCACAtataacacagagaagaaaacaaaaaagaaaagttggagatCCTGAGAACTACAGAGTCCCAGCAATACAAATTCAGACACCACTGAAGAATTGACCTTCTCCATGGATCCAGGCTGCACACAGGCTTTGGAACAGCCCTAAGGAAGGGGAAATAGGAAAGGATCAGAATTATGAGCGATAGACTTTTAATGCAAAGGATTCTGAGATCCCAGATATAGTGTGcatttgctaaataaaaaattttgaaggGATCACAAAAATATATCTGGAAAGTAGCAAGGAGCTTAGGGCAATGTCTAAATAatgctaaataattttatttcattaagaacCCCTTTAGTTTTGGATAGTCTTAATAATGCTAAACAGTAGTAAAAAAGCTTATCCATGAACTTACTCGTGATCACAAGACAAGAGGAGTGACTTAAAACCAATTGCATAGGCTTTGTTGATTGGCAAAAATAATTTACATCTGTGGTTCTTGTGGTCATTTTCCATCATTAGTTGTAATCTTTTTAAGTTGTAATCTCTTTAACTCTCCAAGAGATATTCATGGCTTCATGTTTATTGTGTAATGTAAAGTCACACTGATTGACTTTAGACTATTTTTTCTGAGCTTTAATTCTACATTTCAAAAAAGACAGGAGGTGGTAAAAATGCCTACCTTACAGAAGGCTTTGAAATGTAAAGATAGTAGCTTCTGACATTTTGCTATCAAAGTAATTATAATATGGTAAATGTTGTTAATATGTTAAATACCcccaaattaacaaaattttatgttACTGCTATCGTGGGAATCATACTTAATTTAGATAATTCCTACTGGGTCTCTAGTTAATCCAGTCTATCAGTTGTTCATCTGTGTGATTTCTTAAAATGCATATTATAACTTTACCTTAATTATCTAAAACTCATTTCTACTTGCTTATTTAGAAGCAGTGCCtgaattttctttatacattGCCTTTGCTGGTCAAAATTAGGTTTAGGCCAGGAAATTGTTAAGAGATcctaaaagttttcatcacaagaagaatcttttttcttttctttctattgtatGTGAATAAGATAATGGGTATTAactaaacctatttttttttattttttttttcaacgtttatttatttttgggacagagagagacagagcatgaacg
This window harbors:
- the LOC123582217 gene encoding olfactory receptor 4K5, yielding MEKVNSSVVSEFVLLGLCSSQDLQLFFFVFFSVLYVVIVLGNLLIIMTVTSDNSLHSPMYFLLGNLSFVDICQASFATPKMIADFLSEHKTISFSGCIAQIFFIHLFTGGEMVLLVSMAYDRYVAICKPLHYVVIMSRRTCSFLVMVSWAVGLVHTLSQLSFTVNLPFCGPNVVDSFFCDLPRVTKLACLDSYTVEILIVVNSGILSLSTFSLLVVSYIIILVTVWFKSSAAMAKAFSTLAAHITVVILFFGPCIFIYVWPFTTYPVDKLLAIFYTIFTPILNPIIYTLRNRDMKAAMRKIMTYYLRPKKISEMPLVVRNSLY